The Acipenser ruthenus unplaced genomic scaffold, fAciRut3.2 maternal haplotype, whole genome shotgun sequence genome window below encodes:
- the LOC131728095 gene encoding toll-like receptor 2 has translation MHTLEHLTLQQHHSVLMVGSQAFYPLYKLKSLRIGKIQTQDMKTIFFDLRNSQLDTLGLYRIDFETMRKPMFEDVGQCPLNTLEIFSSSINLIDDSAFSDLKDLRELLVKESSIKTIHPNALMKLHALESLTLEGCSLDQVPRGVLYSLTNLQVLNLRRNMLQTLPAELFKYNGKLLHIDLSLNRLQTLPEGIFRLPSTLYVNLSGNYFTCDCSLAWASFWVKSLGNTTNAEDFMCFAPVELRGKHLKDFNPICIPEYVWYILIVILGMTVLSIVVVLLYVYRWKIYYQWYLLLSKRKDTEVWENNPRFKYDAFVAYCERDFEWVVHELIPNLENNAGLPNMKLCVPDRDWELGGNILDNVESSIQRSRRTICVISTNFLKSEWCKLEMSLAHMQLFSENRDVLVFVFLEKIPVERLSQQQKLRREMCKKSCLDWPGGETTAQKVFWEKLRSLIFKNPVVQQI, from the coding sequence ATGCACACTCTGGAGCACCTGACTCTTCAGCAGCACCACTCTGTGCTAATGGTGGGATCCCAGGCCTTCTACCCACTTTATAAGCTGAAGTCTCTGAGAATCGGCAAAATCCAAACACAAGACATGAAGACTATATTCTTTGATCTACGAAATAGCCAGCTGGATACTCTGGGTCTGTACAGAATAGATTTTGAGACAATGAGGAAGCCCATGTTTGAGGACGTTGGCCAGTGCCCCCTGAATACCTTGGAGATATTTTCCTCATCCATAAACCTGATAGATGACTCTGCCTTTTCTGATCTGAAGGACTTGAGAGAGCTTCTGGTGAAAGAGTCCTCAATAAAAACCATTCACCCGAATGCTTTGATGAAACTGCATGCCCTTGAGTCCTTGACCCTAGAGGGGTGTTCCCTGGACCAGGTGCCACGTGGTGTCCTGTATTCCCTGACCAACCTGCAGGTTCTTAATTTAAGAAGAAACATGCTGCAGACCCTCCCAGCAGAGCTGTTCAAATACAATGGGAAGTTGCTCCACATCGACCTCAGTCTCAACCGTCTCCAGACTCTGCCCGAAGGCATCTTCAGACTCCCGTCCACTCTTTACGTGAACCTCAGCGGGAACTATTTCACTTGCGACTGCAGCCTGGCCTGGGCTTCTTTCTGGGTGAAGTCCTTGGGAAACACAACCAATGCAGAGGATTTCATGTGCTTCGCCCCTGTAGAGCTTCGTGGCAAGCATTTGAAGGATTTTAATCCCATATGCATTCCTGAATATGTATGGTATATTCTCATAGTCATCCTCGGAATGACTGTCTTGTCGATTGTGGTTGTCCTGCTTTATGTGTACCGTTGGAAGATCTACTATCAGTGGTACCTGCTGTTGTCCAAGAGGAAAGACACAGAAGTCTGGGAGAACAACCCCAGGTTTAAGTATGATGCTTTTGTTGCCTACTGCGAGAGGGATTTTGAATGGGTAGTCCATGAGTTGATTCCTAACCTAGAGAACAATGCCGGTCTTCCGAACATGAAATTGTGTGTGCCGGACAGAGACTGGGAGCTGGGAGGCAACATCCTGGACAACGTGGAGAGCAGCATTCAGAGAAGCAGGAGGACCATCTGTGTGATATCCACGAACTTCCTGAAGAGTGAGTGGTGCAAGCTGGAAATGAGCCTGGCACACATGCAGCTCTTCTCAGAGAACAGAGATGTCTTGGTTTTCGTATTCTTGGAGAAGATCCCTGTTGAAAGGTTGTCCCAGCAGCAGAAGCTCCGCAGGGAAATGTGTAAGAAATCCTGCCTCGACTGGCCGGGAGGAGAAACAACTGCTCAGAAAGTCTTTTGGGAGAAACTCAGATCTCTCATTTTCAAAAACCCTGTGGTCCAACAaatttaa